A window of the Halobacterium hubeiense genome harbors these coding sequences:
- a CDS encoding universal stress protein has protein sequence MGDLLELVVVPVASEGDAQTTMDAVLPRVREAGGRVVAVHVVEKGGGTIDKASVEQREAYAEGVFGVVEDACTDAGVTFETDLRFDTDVVDGIFDAARDHDASAVAFTPREGNRWLDLLAGDHARDIVKRADLPVVVLPAEDANE, from the coding sequence TCCTCGAACTGGTCGTCGTCCCCGTCGCCAGCGAGGGCGACGCGCAGACGACGATGGACGCGGTCTTACCGCGCGTTCGCGAGGCCGGCGGCCGAGTCGTCGCCGTCCACGTCGTCGAGAAGGGCGGCGGCACGATTGACAAGGCCAGCGTCGAACAGCGCGAGGCGTACGCCGAGGGCGTCTTCGGGGTCGTCGAGGACGCCTGCACCGACGCGGGCGTCACCTTCGAGACGGACCTCCGCTTCGACACGGACGTCGTCGACGGCATCTTCGACGCCGCCCGCGACCACGACGCCAGCGCGGTCGCGTTCACGCCACGCGAGGGGAACCGCTGGCTCGACCTGCTGGCCGGCGACCACGCCCGCGACATCGTGAAGCGAGCCGACCTCCCGGTCGTCGTACTCCCGGCGGAGGACGCGAATGAGTGA